Genomic segment of Aneurinibacillus sp. REN35:
CGCCACATTAATCCAGCCTTGTTCGGCGAATCCGGCCAGTTTGGCCGCCAGTGCCTGCGGCGATTCATGATAGTGTCCGTCTTCATCCGGCAGACCGGCATTCGGATAACAGCTAACTGCACAGCTCGCCATGCCGGACAGTGTACGAATATGATCGCGCATGAACTCGGGTCCTGTCGCACAGTTTAATCCGACTGAAACCGGTTGAAGATGCTCTAATGAAATATAGAATGCTTCGATATTCTGACCAGCAAGCGTCGTACCCATCGGCTCAATCGTACCGGAGATCATCACCGGTACCTTGCGTCCGGCCGCTTCGAATGCATGCTGAATTCCAATCCCACCAGCCTTCACATTAAGCGTATCCTGTGCCGTCTCTAAGAGAAGAACATCGACACCGCCCTCAATCAGCGCAAGTGCCTGTTCATAGTACGTCTCGATTAATTCTTCAAACGTTACGCCGCCTGTCACCGATAATGTCTTGGTCGTCGGGCCGATTGAGCCAGCCGCATAGCGAGGCCAGTCAAGTGTTGAATACGCATCGACCGCTTCACGCGCTAACTTGGCAGCGGCTAGATTAATCTCTCTTGAACGGTCCTGCACATCATATTCCGCAAGTACGATCGAGGTAGCGCCGAAGGTATTCGTTTCGATAATATCTGCACCTGCTTCCAGGTACGTGTCATGAATGCTGCGGATAAGATCCGGGCGTGTAAGATTAAGTATCTCATTACAGCCTTCATAATGCTCTCCGCCGAAATCTTCCGGGCCAAGGTTCGCCTGCTGCAGCATTGTACCCATCGCTCCATCAATTACCAGAATTTTCTGCTTTAACTGTGTCTCTATTGGCAGTTTCTTCAGTGCTGTTTCATTCATTCTTATCATCCCTTCCGACTCCAATTTTCTATATATAATAAAAAAAGACCCCCTGAAAGAAGGAAGGTCTCTGAGTTCAATAAAAATCAGCGCACTCCTTATCTCCCAGGAAAAAATCCTGCTGGAATTGGCACCGTGTACACGTACATACCGGTTGCCGGGCTTCATCGGGCCAGTCCCTCAGCCTACTCTTGATAAGAAACGATATAAGTTTTCATTTTTCTTATTATTGATCAATGAATGAAAAGAGTCAATAGATAATTATATTGTTCGTACAATTACAATATTTGTCCGCTGCTGTAAATTTACTTCATACGGAGAAGATACAGGTGTACCATCTTTCTCTTCAACAATGCGTACGATCGGCCTGTGAACAGCTTTTGGATCAACAGAAGAGACAACACCCACCTGTCCCGTATTCAAGACTACAGTAGATGAAACCGGATACACGGCAATGTGCTTGACGAACAACCGCACCAATTCAAGATTAAATAACGAATTCCCAGCGGCAAATAAGTATTCTGTCGCTTCATTCGGCGTATAATGCTGGCGATACGAACGGTGTGATGTGAGTGCATCATACACATCTGCCATGCCAACTATCTGCGCATATTCATGAATTTGATTATTCTGCAATTTTCGCGGATATCCTGATCCATCATATCGCTCATGATGCTGAAGCGCACAATGTGCGGATAATAATGAGATGTCATACTGATAGCGCAACAGGTTGAACCCTTCTTCCGTATGCTTCTCCACCCGCATCTTCTCTTCTGGATTCAGCGCGGTCTTTTTGTTCCATAATTCTTTGGGAAGCATCGTCATTCCAATATCAAACAGCAGAGCCCCTACTCCCAAATCAACCAATTGATCACGATTATATCCCTTAGCAAGCCCGATAATTCCTGCAAGCACCGCTACATTTACAGAGTGATGAAACAAATATCCATCAAGTGAATGTAGATTTACCAGATTCACCAGCACTTCTTTTCGTCCGCTCAAATCGCCTAGAATATTACCGAATACATCGCGGAATGTCTTTCCCATATCCGGTATAGAGGTTCTTCCCTTTACTTTCGGTTGATCCATTAGTCCTGTCATTGTCTTGTAGACGGTTTCGACCGCTTTGCGCCGTGTTGTATCGTCAATCACGTCCTCTGGTATGATATCGTCCGTATGCTTATCTTCAATATATACGGTATCAATTCCCATGTCTTTTAAGCGCTCAATGTATCGCTGACTAAGCTCAAGGCCTGTACCGAGCAGGACATGACCCGTCTCTGAGAGGATCGTTTTCGCTATCTTATCTCCTGGTTTTACGGAGCTAATATGTAATTTTTTCACGTAGCAAACCCTACTTTCCTGAACTTTTCTGTCTGAAACTTTCTACCCTATCAAATTGTAGCACAGGTATTTAGGTTTATTACCAAAAACTTATAACAAAAAAAACCATCCCTATGAATAAAGGATGGTCTTCTACCATGCTATATCTTAGTCAGGACGAGCCCAAGCAGGGCCGTACATATTCCATATACCTGATAGGGTCTTAGTTTTTCTTTAAACAGGTAGTATCCCATCAGGATAACGACCAAGCAATTCAGGCTCACTACCGGAAAGACGATGCTTGCAATACCGGTCTGCAGCGCATAAAAGTAGCAGCTGAAGCCGACTACGCTCAATACGCCTACCAGACTTCCGATCTTCGCTTCTTTTAGGCGAATTGGCTCCCGGCCTAATCCTATCGCCAAATACAAGCTGCCCCCTCCATACATGGCTAAAAGCATATCCATCGAACTAATATGTAGCTGCGAGGACTGCTTCATTAGTATTCCAAGTATGCCAAAAGAAAAGAATGCGAAGGCAACACGTCCAAGCCATGGCAAGTAATTTGTATTGCTTTTGGAACCGGGCGTATATTGAATGACCATTGCCGATCCCATCATGCATAGAATACCAATCCAGTGAAGAAAAGGAATTTGTTCATGAAAAATGACGCCCGCTGCAAGTACCGGGAAGATTGCATTGGCTGCAATCAAAGGTGACGTGAGGCTAGCTGGCCCTTTTTCAAACGCTCTTGCCATCTGAATATTGCCGTTCGCGTTCAAGACCCCGATCAGACTTCCAAGCAGAATGGAGGTAAGATTCGGGTGCAGCGTGTGCGAAAGTAAACCCGCACTTAAAATGATTAAAAATGCAATGAAATAAAAGAAAAATTGAATGTTAACCTTGGAAAAACCGCGAGAGGTGCTCCACTTTATAATCGTATTGTTGACGCCAAAACACACCGCAGTAATCAAGGCTGCAAAAAGCCACATACTCCTATACCTTCTTTGCCTTCAAAATTTTGTCTTACTCTGCCGGTCCTACTATTGTTCGTCAAACTGCGAAAGCTGTACT
This window contains:
- a CDS encoding HD-GYP domain-containing protein — translated: MKKLHISSVKPGDKIAKTILSETGHVLLGTGLELSQRYIERLKDMGIDTVYIEDKHTDDIIPEDVIDDTTRRKAVETVYKTMTGLMDQPKVKGRTSIPDMGKTFRDVFGNILGDLSGRKEVLVNLVNLHSLDGYLFHHSVNVAVLAGIIGLAKGYNRDQLVDLGVGALLFDIGMTMLPKELWNKKTALNPEEKMRVEKHTEEGFNLLRYQYDISLLSAHCALQHHERYDGSGYPRKLQNNQIHEYAQIVGMADVYDALTSHRSYRQHYTPNEATEYLFAAGNSLFNLELVRLFVKHIAVYPVSSTVVLNTGQVGVVSSVDPKAVHRPIVRIVEEKDGTPVSSPYEVNLQQRTNIVIVRTI
- a CDS encoding EamA family transporter: MWLFAALITAVCFGVNNTIIKWSTSRGFSKVNIQFFFYFIAFLIILSAGLLSHTLHPNLTSILLGSLIGVLNANGNIQMARAFEKGPASLTSPLIAANAIFPVLAAGVIFHEQIPFLHWIGILCMMGSAMVIQYTPGSKSNTNYLPWLGRVAFAFFSFGILGILMKQSSQLHISSMDMLLAMYGGGSLYLAIGLGREPIRLKEAKIGSLVGVLSVVGFSCYFYALQTGIASIVFPVVSLNCLVVILMGYYLFKEKLRPYQVYGICTALLGLVLTKI